A region of the Blattabacterium sp. (Blaberus giganteus) genome:
ATCCCATCATATTTTTCCATATTATGCTACAGAAGGAGCAGCCGGGATCGACTTACAAGCCTATCTGGAAAAAGAGATTATTATTCCATCTATGGAAAGAAAAATCATAAAAACAGGTATTTTCATAGAAATACCTACAGGATATGAAGCTCAAATCCGACCTAGAAGCGGATTAGCCTTACGTCATGGGATAACTGTTCTAAATAATCCAGGGACTATCGATTCAGATTATAGAGGAGAAATAAAAATATTACTCATAAACTTATCTAGTCATACTTTTACTGTAAAAGACGGCGATAGAATAGCGCAAATAATAGTTTACAAATACGAAAAAGTAAAATGGAATGAAATAAAAAAGAAATAAATTTTTATGGATTTTTCATTTTTATCAAAGCAAAAATAGCATAATTCAATATATCTATATAATTATCTTGAACTTTATAAGCATAATTTTCTACTTCATAGAAACGTTTTTCCATTCCTTGAATCCTAAAAATTTTTTGCATAATTAAATCTTTGATAGAAGAAATGCTCATATATTTCCAAGCTTCTTCATAATCCGAATTTTTTTTTTCCATAAGAGATTTAGCCTTTTTTATATATTGATCATATACATCTATTATTATTGTAGCAGAAACAGAAAGCATAGAGTCGATTTTTTTTTGTTGAATCATGATTCCTGCTAAAACAGAATAATTAACAATTTCAATCCAATTATTCTGATCTATTTGAATCAAAATATAATTACATAACTTTTTAGGAATCAAGAACTTTTTTTTCAAAAAATGAGTTCTACATTCATTAGATATGACATCATATTGCATGGAAGTTTTATTGTTTTTCATTTTATACTAATCTATTTTTTTTAAATAC
Encoded here:
- the dut gene encoding dUTP diphosphatase translates to MSVLIKIRNLSHHIFPYYATEGAAGIDLQAYLEKEIIIPSMERKIIKTGIFIEIPTGYEAQIRPRSGLALRHGITVLNNPGTIDSDYRGEIKILLINLSSHTFTVKDGDRIAQIIVYKYEKVKWNEIKKK
- a CDS encoding DUF1599 domain-containing protein, with product MKNNKTSMQYDVISNECRTHFLKKKFLIPKKLCNYILIQIDQNNWIEIVNYSVLAGIMIQQKKIDSMLSVSATIIIDVYDQYIKKAKSLMEKKNSDYEEAWKYMSISSIKDLIMQKIFRIQGMEKRFYEVENYAYKVQDNYIDILNYAIFALIKMKNP